One genomic segment of Mycoplasmopsis agalactiae PG2 includes these proteins:
- a CDS encoding ABC transporter permease subunit: MLLAKKIFFGIIKFALIGLLCIMLLFPLYYLLLHSLVSAKTITDNVASLTIQEWNWSNYASTYKKDFWVAFGYTSLFAFILMSLRILTYSMAVAGLLKMNDKFQKVFQNFFLVISLIPEFSIYLSFKTFLIKLSLYGTAFSFVSNSIFSFFTFTYVLNLAKSVHYEKYKIMLNDNLKWNQKITHVYLPKLKLAYFLLIIFAFITAWNDYLWPTFVLPTTNNVWGFTNITIWFLNLGREASEFENTAIQAAGAVISVLIPLTIYAVFSKKINRFN, from the coding sequence ATGCTACTAGCTAAAAAAATATTTTTTGGAATAATTAAGTTTGCCTTAATTGGACTTTTGTGCATCATGTTGCTTTTTCCGCTCTACTATTTACTTCTTCATTCATTAGTTTCAGCTAAGACAATAACTGATAATGTAGCATCATTAACTATTCAAGAATGAAACTGGTCAAATTACGCAAGCACCTATAAAAAAGACTTCTGAGTCGCTTTTGGTTATACCTCATTGTTTGCTTTTATATTAATGAGTCTAAGAATTTTGACTTATTCAATGGCTGTAGCAGGCTTATTAAAAATGAATGATAAGTTTCAAAAAGTATTTCAAAACTTTTTCTTAGTTATAAGTTTAATACCTGAATTTTCAATTTACTTAAGTTTTAAAACTTTTCTTATTAAGCTAAGTTTATATGGCACTGCATTTTCATTTGTTTCTAACTCCATATTTTCATTTTTTACTTTTACATATGTTTTAAATTTAGCAAAAAGTGTACACTATGAAAAGTACAAAATTATGCTTAATGATAACCTTAAATGAAATCAAAAAATAACACATGTTTATTTGCCAAAGTTAAAATTAGCATACTTTTTACTTATCATATTTGCCTTTATTACAGCCTGAAACGACTATTTGTGGCCAACATTTGTGCTTCCAACAACTAATAATGTGTGAGGTTTTACAAACATAACGATTTGATTTTTAAACTTAGGACGAGAAGCGTCTGAGTTTGAAAACACAGCCATTCAGGCAGCAGGAGCAGTAATTTCAGTTTTAATCCCTCTTACAATTTATGCAGTATTTTCAAAGAAAATAAACAGATTTAATTAA
- a CDS encoding ATP-binding cassette domain-containing protein, giving the protein MTLEEKNKKENLIEINDLVFKYHKKQKGESIRIDKLEIPKNQIIALLGPSGSGKTTLLNLLLGFLKPTQGTINIEHNPKIHEISYIMQENSIYENVSVFNNVFLSAKNYKKWVDNARLTFFNEYFASINNPELSSKYEPYLEKIFKLKSSSWAKKFNFFALIMKLLFDKKIKNKFSFFKSMKLKTLFKKEFEVVANKIGIGDYIYKNVNELSGGQKQRVAFAKGIIKKTNLVLMDEPFSAFDAKIKESTIEWLINIKKEFNLSIIVVTHDQQDALKISDSIILMDNGAIQQFSSGADMYEDPNNLFVAKFIGSPEINYINTVDDISYYIRHNKLSFKKDPNGNFTIVDKKYFYDKIRYSAKFDDKSWSLVTKDSSIEVGQKVHVSYKDADVLAFDKDGKRVRSI; this is encoded by the coding sequence ATGACACTAGAAGAAAAGAATAAAAAAGAGAACTTGATTGAAATAAATGATTTAGTTTTTAAATATCATAAGAAGCAAAAAGGCGAAAGTATTAGAATTGACAAGCTAGAAATACCTAAAAATCAAATAATAGCTTTGCTAGGGCCTTCAGGGTCAGGAAAAACAACATTACTTAATCTATTACTAGGCTTTTTAAAACCAACTCAAGGAACAATAAACATAGAACACAATCCTAAAATTCATGAAATTTCTTACATTATGCAAGAGAATTCAATTTATGAAAACGTAAGCGTTTTTAACAACGTTTTTTTAAGTGCTAAAAATTATAAAAAATGAGTCGACAATGCTAGATTGACATTTTTTAATGAATATTTTGCTAGCATAAATAACCCTGAGTTAAGTTCTAAATATGAGCCATATTTAGAGAAAATTTTTAAGTTAAAAAGCTCAAGCTGAGCTAAGAAATTCAATTTTTTTGCTCTTATAATGAAATTATTATTTGATAAAAAAATCAAAAATAAGTTTAGTTTTTTTAAATCAATGAAACTTAAGACATTATTTAAAAAAGAGTTTGAAGTTGTAGCTAATAAAATAGGTATTGGTGATTATATTTATAAAAATGTTAATGAGCTTTCAGGTGGCCAAAAGCAAAGAGTAGCTTTTGCCAAAGGTATTATAAAAAAGACGAATTTGGTGCTAATGGATGAACCATTTTCAGCATTTGATGCCAAAATAAAAGAGTCAACAATAGAGTGACTAATAAATATTAAAAAAGAGTTTAACTTAAGTATTATTGTTGTTACACATGATCAGCAAGATGCATTAAAAATTAGTGATTCTATTATTTTAATGGATAATGGTGCTATTCAGCAATTTAGTTCAGGAGCCGATATGTATGAAGATCCAAATAATTTATTTGTGGCTAAGTTCATAGGTTCACCAGAAATAAATTACATTAATACTGTTGATGACATAAGTTATTACATTAGACACAACAAGCTTAGCTTTAAAAAAGATCCAAATGGCAATTTTACAATAGTCGATAAAAAATATTTTTATGACAAAATTCGCTATAGCGCTAAGTTTGATGATAAATCTTGATCATTAGTAACAAAAGATTCAAGCATTGAAGTTGGGCAAAAAGTACATGTTAGTTATAAAGATGCTGATGTTTTAGCTTTTGACAAAGACGGCAAAAGGGTTAGAAGTATTTAA
- a CDS encoding P68 family surface lipoprotein, which produces MFGIIPLMAAAPMIAASCQKSEKSVVFQFAQSNVWPLPKMLVPLVEYYNKTFSKDKDFLPVKLQFSDVTKTTSEFELIKKVKNDIESNNESSLPSLILGAQSGAYVLNQYKRLMDLSDYGITKPIFNKNIADLHSKLPGQKGNDKIYSIPFDNLDVDAVVYNLEVLNYIFKMIKENGGNVDENADIVKKATEAGKEGVGQKLPDNTIWKALEPKTADKKAFNGLSVNNETFSSIENIKEFAKKFYEGTKLNTSKVNDDTLTGEVISVDYANDLLFKELNSQIGKDKLVFDSVETGKEENPVAVKYNLVDDADIKSKFKQLLSGYKNITKRHEHKVGENNKVFQTINFGNKGENASINIARFKSAISFATSVGVNSTMFSSRNKEIYGKDDPDFEKKVAAYENVYMDPQLTTVKKDEQKIFTEGGSSLLTIKLSDESLNKATIKFVKWLFEGKNNAYIQGMEENWKTFAKYSGYIMPLASVINDQSLNWFQSEADKLKQKKAAKTISDEEFRILNFLRSAYVSIKSIRDFEKDNSIIAKNNAQDDKTGQINNTISSVAKTWTNHNKASEIKEDVLIETIEKEINPNR; this is translated from the coding sequence ATGTTCGGAATTATTCCATTAATGGCTGCTGCACCAATGATTGCTGCATCATGCCAAAAAAGTGAAAAATCAGTTGTATTTCAATTTGCTCAAAGCAATGTTTGACCACTACCTAAAATGCTTGTGCCTTTAGTTGAATATTACAACAAAACATTTAGCAAAGATAAAGACTTTCTTCCTGTAAAACTTCAATTTAGTGACGTAACAAAAACTACAAGTGAATTTGAGTTAATTAAAAAAGTAAAAAATGATATTGAATCTAATAACGAAAGCTCATTGCCTAGCTTAATTTTAGGTGCACAATCAGGCGCTTATGTTCTTAATCAATATAAAAGATTAATGGATCTTTCTGATTATGGAATAACTAAGCCAATATTTAACAAAAACATTGCCGACTTGCATTCAAAATTACCTGGTCAAAAAGGCAATGATAAAATTTACAGCATTCCTTTTGATAACTTAGATGTTGATGCAGTTGTTTATAACCTAGAAGTTTTAAATTACATTTTCAAAATGATTAAAGAAAATGGTGGCAATGTGGATGAAAACGCTGATATAGTTAAAAAAGCTACTGAAGCAGGCAAGGAAGGCGTAGGTCAAAAATTGCCCGATAACACTATTTGAAAGGCATTGGAGCCAAAGACTGCTGACAAAAAAGCTTTTAATGGCCTAAGCGTAAATAATGAAACATTTAGCTCAATAGAAAATATAAAAGAGTTTGCTAAAAAGTTTTATGAGGGCACTAAGTTAAATACTTCTAAAGTTAATGATGACACATTAACAGGTGAAGTAATATCGGTTGACTATGCTAATGACTTGCTTTTTAAGGAGCTCAACTCACAAATTGGTAAAGATAAACTAGTTTTTGATTCAGTTGAAACAGGCAAAGAAGAAAATCCTGTTGCTGTTAAATATAATTTAGTAGATGATGCAGATATTAAAAGTAAGTTTAAGCAATTATTAAGCGGATATAAAAATATTACTAAAAGACATGAACATAAAGTTGGGGAAAATAATAAAGTATTTCAAACAATTAATTTCGGTAACAAAGGCGAAAATGCAAGCATAAATATTGCTAGATTTAAGAGTGCAATAAGTTTTGCAACTAGTGTTGGAGTTAATTCAACAATGTTTAGTTCGCGTAATAAAGAAATTTATGGCAAAGATGACCCTGATTTTGAGAAAAAAGTTGCTGCATATGAAAACGTTTATATGGATCCACAATTAACAACAGTTAAAAAAGATGAACAAAAAATATTTACTGAAGGTGGTTCAAGTTTATTAACTATTAAACTTAGTGATGAATCATTAAATAAAGCAACTATAAAGTTTGTTAAATGATTATTTGAAGGCAAAAATAATGCCTACATCCAAGGCATGGAAGAAAACTGAAAGACTTTTGCAAAATATTCAGGCTACATTATGCCTTTAGCTTCAGTTATTAATGATCAAAGCTTAAATTGATTCCAAAGTGAAGCTGATAAATTAAAGCAAAAAAAAGCTGCTAAAACCATCAGCGATGAAGAGTTCAGAATCTTAAACTTCTTAAGATCAGCTTATGTATCAATTAAGTCAATTAGAGACTTTGAAAAAGATAATTCAATTATTGCTAAAAATAACGCACAAGATGACAAAACAGGACAAATCAACAATACAATTTCATCAGTTGCAAAAACTTGAACTAATCATAACAAGGCTTCTGAAATTAAGGAAGATGTCTTAATTGAAACAATTGAAAAAGAAATAAATCCAAATCGTTAG
- a CDS encoding alpha/beta fold hydrolase, whose protein sequence is MEKVIYDYEYVFKDNGNKDGAIIYCHGHNSKPKIFEMFQNYWTKTNYYAIQFPGNNLVKPVKDHKLNVNQFAQLLVDFITNNGLKNVTLIGHSMGGGTISLAYKLRPDLISKLIYIAPINKTTSLSKGKYRRNFAPTTLSEYHDFLRPLYYDFDKLIANSEFSEEVKKAFDPERFSNEYIKELTMSMDSSLYDQIESALDSIKIPTLLILGEKDGVIDSEACLEYFKEHVKNLESIIVPKSAHIIYLENWPVFIEAVEKFLCK, encoded by the coding sequence ATGGAAAAAGTAATCTATGACTATGAATATGTTTTTAAAGACAATGGCAATAAAGACGGAGCCATAATTTATTGTCATGGCCACAATTCAAAGCCTAAAATTTTTGAAATGTTTCAAAATTACTGGACTAAAACAAATTATTATGCAATCCAATTTCCAGGCAATAATTTAGTTAAGCCAGTTAAAGATCATAAGCTAAATGTAAATCAATTTGCACAGTTGCTTGTTGACTTTATTACTAATAATGGCCTAAAAAATGTTACATTAATTGGCCATTCAATGGGCGGTGGCACTATATCACTTGCATATAAATTACGTCCTGACTTAATAAGTAAACTAATTTATATTGCTCCTATTAATAAAACAACATCACTAAGCAAAGGAAAATATAGAAGAAATTTTGCCCCTACTACACTCAGCGAATATCATGACTTTTTAAGGCCACTATACTATGATTTTGATAAGTTAATTGCTAACTCAGAATTTAGTGAGGAAGTTAAAAAGGCTTTTGATCCTGAAAGATTTAGCAATGAATACATTAAAGAATTAACAATGTCAATGGATTCTAGTCTTTATGATCAAATTGAAAGCGCTTTAGATTCAATTAAAATTCCTACATTGCTTATTTTAGGTGAAAAAGATGGTGTTATAGATAGTGAAGCATGCTTAGAATATTTTAAAGAGCACGTTAAAAATTTAGAAAGCATTATTGTTCCAAAATCAGCTCATATAATTTATCTAGAAAACTGACCAGTGTTTATTGAAGCTGTTGAAAAATTTTTATGTAAGTAA
- a CDS encoding sugar ABC transporter permease, giving the protein MKNKEIKRKTASVVQIILLILPLVLCILFFTISPIIHTFIKSLRYNPNPTDLTAYVIGTGNYNGILSDPNFKSAIFNSTMVLLVGTSISMVLALAFALIINSIMSVVTKRVILSIIYSQFFISGFAVGIAFTLFFGSKGLFFYLIGLDKYSFTSGNHRIPIWIYYVVYQIWRSLPFNLVLFAAAIFRGELKYAKLMKCDNLSKMQKVKYVYTNEISKVFFSILFTNFIFSSLMYPQAILERSFNLDLEKAHTLTSYTGKYFGLGNNPVLIYPRGYSSAFFSFAYLISLLCLMQLIRPKTIKWFINLVKKINLKVKQRKAAHATS; this is encoded by the coding sequence ATGAAAAATAAAGAAATAAAGCGAAAAACAGCATCAGTAGTGCAAATCATTTTGCTTATATTACCACTAGTTTTATGTATTTTATTCTTCACAATATCGCCAATTATTCACACATTTATAAAATCACTTAGATATAATCCTAATCCAACTGACCTTACTGCTTATGTAATAGGAACCGGGAATTATAATGGTATATTATCTGACCCCAATTTTAAATCCGCTATCTTTAATTCAACAATGGTATTGCTAGTTGGAACAAGCATTTCAATGGTTTTAGCTCTTGCTTTTGCTTTAATTATTAATTCAATAATGTCAGTAGTTACTAAAAGAGTAATACTTTCAATAATTTATTCTCAGTTTTTTATTTCAGGTTTTGCAGTTGGCATCGCATTTACACTGTTTTTTGGCAGCAAAGGTTTATTTTTTTACCTTATAGGGCTAGATAAATATAGTTTTACTTCAGGAAATCATAGAATTCCAATATGAATTTATTATGTAGTTTATCAAATATGAAGATCACTACCTTTTAACTTAGTTTTATTTGCTGCTGCTATATTTAGAGGCGAATTAAAATATGCAAAACTAATGAAATGTGATAATTTGTCTAAAATGCAAAAAGTTAAGTATGTTTATACAAACGAAATTTCAAAAGTTTTCTTTTCGATTTTGTTTACTAACTTTATCTTTTCATCACTAATGTATCCACAGGCTATTTTAGAGCGTTCATTTAACTTAGATTTAGAAAAAGCACACACATTAACTAGCTATACTGGTAAGTATTTTGGGCTAGGTAATAATCCTGTTTTGATTTATCCAAGAGGTTATTCATCTGCTTTCTTTAGTTTTGCATACTTAATTTCACTTTTGTGCTTGATGCAGCTTATTAGACCTAAAACAATTAAATGATTTATTAATTTAGTTAAAAAAATTAATCTTAAAGTAAAACAAAGGAAGGCAGCACATGCTACTAGCTAA